In Agromyces sp. Leaf222, the genomic window GCACCCGTTGACATCCATCGTGGGCGCCGAATAGTCTCGTCCCTGTGGATATGTCGCTTAAGGCAACATATTCGGCCGATCCGCCCGAGCGGCGAACGGTCAGCTCATGCACGGTCCACTCGAAGGGGAGAACGACCTATGAAGCAACACGTCCAACGAGCCGTCACGGGGCTCTGCGCCGTCGGCGTCACGCTCAGCCTCGGCATCGCCGCGGCTCCGGCGAACGCCGCTGACGACGAGTACCAGGTGCTCGTCGTCGGGGAGACCCTCGGCTTCCGCCACTCGCACATCGACGACACCACGCTCGCGATCATCGCCCTCGGCGAGGAGCACGGGTTCGGCGTCGACGTGTGGGATCCGCCGCAGGGCAACTCGCCCGGCCAGCCCGCGCTCACGCTCACAAGCTCACCGTTCACCACCGCGGCCGACCTGTCCAAGTACGAGACGATCATCTTCGCCTCGCCGGTCGACGCGACGAACAACCTCGACCCGAACCGGCCGCGCCTGCTGAACGACACCGAACTCGGGGCGTTCCAGGGGTACATCCGCGGGGGCGGCGGCTACGTGGGCCTCCACGCGGCCACCGACTCGATGCACACGGTGCCCTGGTACAGCGAGCTCACGGGCGGCAGCGCGCGTTTCCGCAACCACCCGGCGCAGCAGACCGCGACGATGCGGGTCGAGAGCCCGGGGCATCCGTCGACGACGATGCTGCCCGCCGCGTGGCAGCGCTTCGACGAGTGGTACAACTTCACGACCAACCCGCGTGACGACGTCCACGTGCTCATCACGCTCGACGAGTCCACCTACAACCCGGGCAACGGCGCCATGGGCGCCGACCACCCGATCGCGTGGTGCCAGAACTTCGAGGGCGGTCGCTCCTGGTACGAGGGCGCCGGACACACGGATGTCTCCTGGAGCGACCCGCTCTTCCTCGAGCACATCCTCGGCGGCATCGAGTGGACCGCGGGCAAGGTCACCGGTGGCGGAGACTGCGTGACGTTCCCCGAGGTCGACGGGATCCTCGCGGATCTCGCTGATGACTCGAAGAAGAACGCCAAGCTCGCCGGTGACGTCACGGCGTACCTCGTGACCGCCGAGGCCGCGGCCGACGCCGGCGATCACGCACGTGCGAGCCACGTGCTGAAGCAGGCCAAGGGCAAGGCGCACGGCATCCAGGACGCCGAGCTCGTCGAGAAGATCGCCGACCTCATCGAGTGGCAGCAGGCGCTCGGCGGCTGACCCGCGCACCAGCAGCGCATCGACGGGACGGGCTCCGCCAGGACGGCGGGGCCCGTCCCCTCGTCTGCGCTCACAGACCATGTCTGCGCATGTCAGCGCCGCGACAGCGCCGTGTGAGCGCCGGCGCGGAGCATGGTCGACATGACCACATTCACTTCACACGACACCACCGCCGGGCGCGGCTGGGCCGTCGAGGCCGAGGGCCTCGTGAAGACCTTCGGATCCAACCGCGCCGTCGACGGCGTGGACCTCCGCGTCGCGACCGGCACCGTCTACGGCGTGCTCGGCCCCAACGGCGCCGGCAAGACCACCACGATCTCCATGCTCGCGACCCTGTTGCGACCCGACGGCGGCAGCGCCCGCATCTTCGGCCACGACGTGCAGCGCGAGTCCCAGGTCGTGCGCCAGCTCATCGGCGTCACCGGCCAGTACGCCTCGGTCGACGAGACCCTCTCGGCGACCGAGAACCTCTACCTCTTCTCGCGGCTGCACGGCCTGAGCGGAGCCGCCGCGCGGCGCAAGTCCGCCGAGCTCCTCGAGGAGTTCGGGCTGACCGACGCCGCCAAGCGTCCGCTGAAGAACTTCTCGGGAGGCATGCGCCGTCGCCTCGACCTCGCAGCCAGCCTCATCGCGCAGCCGCCCCTCATCTTCCTCGACGAGCCGACCACGGGCCTCGACCCGCGCACCCGCATCCAGATGTGGGAGACCATCCGCCGCCTCGTCTCATCGGGCTCGACGGTGCTGCTGACGACCCAGTACCTCGACGAGGCCGACCAGCTCGCCGACCGCATCGCGGTCATCGACCGTGGACGGGTCGTCGCCGAGGGCACGGGCAACGAGCTCAAGGCCTCCGTCGGCGAGTCCACGCTCGAGCTGCGGCTCGCGAGCGCGTCGGACGCCGATGACGTGCGCGTCGCGATCCAGCGCGTCCTCGGCGTCACGGCCTCCGTCTCGCCCGAGGCCGGCCGGATCACCGCGCCGATGAACAACCCCGACCTCGTCACCGAGCTGCTCGTGACGCTCCGCGACGAGGGCATCCACCTCGCCGAGATGAGTGTGCAGAAGCCCACGCTCGATGAGGTGTTCCTCACCCTCACCGGCCACGGCGTCGAGACCGACGACGCCGAGTCCGCAGCATCCGCCGCGCTCGAAGGGAGCCGAGCATGACCACCACGCTTTCGCCGAAGGCGACCACCGCGTCGCCGATCACCCCGGGCGTCGAGCGTTCGCTCAGGAACCGCGTCTCCATCCCCGAGACGATCTCGCACACGTTCACGATGGCCTACCGCGGCCTGCTGAAGATCAAGCGCACGCCGGAGCAGCTGTTCGACGTGACCCTGCAGCCGATCATCTTCACCCTGATGTTCACGTACATCTTCGGCGGCGCCATCGCCGGCGACGTGCAGAGCTACCTGCCGATCATCATCCCGGGCATCCTGGTGCAGACCGTGATCACGACGTCGATCGTCACCGGCACGCAGTTGCGCGAGGACATGGACAAGGGCGTGTTCGACCGGTTCCGTTCGCTTCCCATCGCCCGCATCGCGCCGCTCTCGGGTGCGCTGCTCGCCGACACCGTGCGCTACCTCATCGCGACGACGCTCACCATCACCATGGGCGTCATCATGGGGCTCAGGCCGGAGGGCGGGCTCGGCGGCGTCGTCGGCGGCGCCGTGCTCGTGATCGCCTGCTCGTGGGCGATCAGCTGGATCTTCGCCTTCTTCGGCGTGATCGCGCGCACCGCCTCGAGCGTGCAGGGCATCTCGATGCTCGTGCTGTTCCCCCTGACGTTCCTCTCGAACGCCTTCGTGCCGGCCGACACCATGCCCGACTGGCTGCAGTGGTTCGTGGACATCAACCCGGTCTCGCACCTCGTCACCGCGGTGCGCGAGCTCTTCGACGCCGGCACGTTCGGCGGCGACGCCTGGCTCTCGCTCCTCGGCGCGGCCGTCATCGTCGCGGTCTTCGCGCCGCTCACCGTGAAGGCGTACATGCGCAAGGCGTGACGCCAGTGCAGGCCGAGGTCGGCGCCGTCACACCCCGGGAACGGGCTCCGCGATCAACGCGCGAGCCCGTTCCGTGCGTTCGGTGTTCGAGAGCACGGATGCCGCGGCGCGCGCCGTGGCGAGGCGCTCGGCGCCCGCGTGCTCGGCGATGACCGCGGCGATGTTCTCGAGGCGCAGCGCGGGCAGGTCCTGCCGCGAGTGCAGCACCTCGGCGAGCGCGAACGACTCGACGGCTCGATCCGACAGCGACGGATGCCGCACCGCCCACGCGCTCCAGCCGGCGGCGACCGTGCCGAGCACCGGGCGATCCGTGAAGACGTCGCCTCGAACGCGCAGCGCCGCGACCGCTCGCCGCCGCATGAGCTCGGCCCACTCCGCGAGGGCGGGCTCCGGCCAGCCGGACTGCACGCCGCCCGCGACGACCGCGGCGAGCGCGATCTGGTACCACGGCGACGATCGCTGGCGCCCTTGCGCGAACTGCGCGATCACCTCGGGCGCCCGCGCGAACGCGAGCGCGGTCTCGCCACGGAGTCGGGCGACCTCGACGAGTCCGAGCCTGGCCGTCATCGCGTGCGGGATCCCGTCGCTCGTGACGCGGTCGTCGGCCGCCTGCGCCACGAGCCGTTCCTCGGCCTCGTCGAGCCGGCCGGCGGAGATCAGGTGGCTCGTGATCATCCAGTCGATCTGCATCAGGTCCTGCGTCGCCTCGAGCCGCACCATGCCGGCGCGCGCCTCGGTCGCCCATTCGAGCGCCTCGTCGGAAGCCCCGCGCTGGCCGGCGAGCTCGGCGAGCATGAGGGCGGACATCGCGGAGGCCCACGCGTCGCCGACCTGCTCGGCGAGGAGATGCGTGCGCAGGGCGTACTCTGCGGCCTGGCCCGGTTCGCCCTCGTTCTCGGTGAACTGCGATTGCAGGATGTTGGCGAGCAGGGCGGTCTCGGGGTCGTCGGACTCGGTCATCGCGGCGATCAGGCGGCCGGCCAGCTCGAAGTCGGGCATCGCGAGGAGGAACTGCGTGATCGCGTCGATCCACGGCGCTCGCGCGAGCCCGAGCTTCGCGACGGCGCGCAGCCGGGCGAGGGCGCGAAGGCCGACGGGCGTGTCCGCGGCGAAGTTCGTGCCGGCGATGAGGATCAGGCCGAGCGTCGCCGCCTCGCTCGTCGCGGCATCCGGTCGCGTGCCCCTGGTCGCCTCGAGCACGGCGTCGCTGAGGCCGAGGATCTCGGAGTGGGCGCTCCTGACGGTCCAGAAGTAGCCGAGCGTCGCGAACACCGAGGTGACGGTGGGGGCGTCGCGGCGCTCGATCGCCCGGCGGAGCACGGCGACGAGGTTGTCCTGCTCGATCGCGATCGACGCGAAGGTGCGCAACTGGGCCGGCCCTCGCACATGCGCGAGCGCGCGTCGGGAGAACGCCGAGGCCCAGTCGGCCATCGCCGCGGCGACGTCGTCGCGCTCCTCGGGTGCGAGCCGCAGCTGCCCGAACTCGCGCACGGTCTCGAGCATGCGGAACCGCGGCTGCCCGAGCGCGTCGTCGGCCACGGCGAGCAGCGACTGGGCGATGAGCCCGTCGAGCACCCAGACGGCGTCGGCGGTGCCGAGCACGGCCTCGGCGGCCTCCGCGCCGAACCCGTCGACGAACCAGGCGAGCCTCGGCAGCGCGGCCTGCTCCGCCGGCGTCAGCAGGGCCCAGCTCCACTCGATGACCCCGGCGAGCGTGCGCTGGCGTTCGGGCGCCGAGCGGTCGCCGCGCGCGAGCAGGGTGAACCGGTCGGCGAGTCGCGCCTCGATCTGCTCGACGCTCATCGAGCGAACGCGGGCCGCGGCCAGCTCGATCGCGAGCGGCAACCCGTCGAGTCGGTCGCAGAGGCGCTGCACGACGTCGAGGGGGAGGGACGCCGCGGGGCGGGCCGACCTCGCACGCTCGAGGAACAGGCGGGCGGCCGGGCCGGGCTCGGCATCGGGTTCGCCGGCCGCGAGCGTCGAGAGCGGGTACACCTGCTCGGCGCCGATCGCGAGCGGACTGCGACTGGTCGCGAGCACGCGCAGGGTCGGCACGGCGGCGAGCAGCTCGGCCGTCCACGTCGCGACGCCCTCGACGATCTGCTCGCAGTTGTCGAGCACCAGCAGGGTGGGCCGCTCGGCGAGCTGCTCGACGATGCGCGAGCGCGCGTCGCGTCGCGTCATGGCGGCCTCGCCGAGTCGCTGGCTCGCGCTCGCCTCGCGGATGCCGAGGGCCGAGCCCAGCGCGAGGGCCACGTCGTCGTCGGTGCGCACGCTCGCGAGCTCGACCACGATGACGGCGGGCGCATCGGAGCGTAGGGCGACCTGCTGCGCGAGTCGGGTCTTGCCGAGGCCGCCAGGTCCCAGGATCGTCACGAGCCGGTGCTCGGCCATCGCGCGCTCGACAGCCTCGACGTCGGCGTCGCGGCCGATCAGCGCGTTCGGAGCCGCGCGTACGCCGATGCGGCGCCGCTGCGCCGGTGCCGTCGTGGCGTCGGACAGGTCGGGTGCCTCGTCCTGCAGAAGTTCGGCGTTCAGGGTCACGAGCTCGGCCGAAGGGGATGCGCCCAGTTCGTCGGCGAGGCGTTCGCGGAATCCCGCGAATGCCGCGAGGGCTTCGGCCCGCCGACCGGATGCCGCGAGCTCGCGCAGCCGGGCTGCGATCAGTCGTTCGTTCAACGGCTGCATGCCGAGCAGTGCGGCCAGGTCTGCCGCGGCGCCGGCGTGATCGCCGGCCTCGCCGCGCAGCCGTGCACGCCGCTCGAGCAGCGCGGACCTGGCAGCGGATGCGCGGTCGACGAGTGCCTCGGCGATCGGCGCCCCGCCGAGATCGGCGCCCGGCTCGCCGCGCCAGAGGGCCAGGGCCGCATCGATCGCTGCGGGGCTCGCCGTGGCATCCGTCGACACCCGGGCGGCGAGCGAGAGGTCGAGCTGGTCGGCCTCCACCCCCAGCGCGTACCCGCCGGGCACTGAGCGCAGCAGCCCATCGGCCGTCGTGGAACGCAGGCGACTCACGAGGGTCTGCAGCGCCGCCTTCGCGTTGCGCGGCGGTGCGTCGCCCCAGATCTCGTCGACGATCGCCTCGACCCCGACCCCGCCGCCGGCGGCCCGCGGAAGTACCGCGAGCACGGCGATCAGCGCCTTCGCGAGCGCGCCGGGAGGCTCGACCCGGCTGCCGTCGGGGCCCTCGACCGAGATCGGGCCCAGCACGCGCACGCGGGGGGACTCGCCGGGGTCGGTGTGCACGGCACGAGCCTACCGGCGACGTTCCGGGGCTGGAGCGCGGCGCGGTCGCCTGTCTATGCTGGGCTCGGGGGGATGACATGCGCGCACCTGTGGGGACACTGCTCGGACTTACCGGAATCCTGCTGCTCGCCGGATGCGTCGGGCCGCCCGGCGGCCAGGGCGGGGGCGACGGCTCCAGTGGCTCCGGCGATGGGGCGGGCGCCGGCGGCCGAGAGCAGGTCTCGTGCGCGGAGGCGTCGAGCGTGACGCTCGACGGCGAGCGCGTGGCGTACGAGGTCGTCGGCGACTGCGCCGAGGTCATCGTGCGCGGCAACGGCCTCGACGTGCGCATGGGGGCGACCACCGAGCTCAGCATCGAGGGTCGTGCGAACGAGGTCGATTCGGGCTCCGGTGTGGGCGCCGTCACGATCAAGGGCGACGACAACGACGTCGAGGCGACCACCATCGCGTCGATCGTGATCGCGGGCAACGAGAACGACCTCGAGGCCGAGACCGTCGGATCGGTCGAGATCGCCGGCGACGACAACGGCGTCGAAGCCGGCAACGACCCGCAACCGGTACGCGTGACGGGCGACGGCAACATGGTCGAGCGCCACTGACGTCGAGCTCGTCGACGCCGAACCGTCCGAAAGTCGCACGCGTCGCCGCGGCCGAACTGCGAGACTCGGGGTATGACGAACGCCGCCGAGCACGAGCCAGCACACGAACGATCGACCGGGCGCCGCGTCATCCGGATCCTGCTCGCGGTGCTGACCGTGTTCGTGCTGCTCGTCGTCGGCTTCCTCGTGTGGGCGAACACGGTCATGCAGGGCGAACGGCCTGCGGCCCTCGAGGCGTGGACGGACGACCGGGTGAGCATCGAGTCGTTCGACGACTCGGTCGTGATGACCCCCGTCGACGCGGCATCCGATCGCGGCCTCGTGTTCATTCCCGGGGCGAAGGTCGACCCGTACGCCTACCTGGCGAAGCTCGTCGACGCCGCCGCCGAGACCGGCACGACCGTCGTCATCACGAAGCCCACGCTGAACCTCGCCTTCTTCGACCAGCGCCCGCTCGACACCTTCACGAGCCACGCGCCCGACGTCGACGAGTGGTACGTCGGCGGGCATTCGCTCGGCGGGGTGCGTGCGTGCATGATGGCGGCCGACGGCGAGGAGGTCGCCGGCCTCGTGTTCTTCGGCTCGTACTGCGCGAACGACGTGAGCGGCACCGACCTCGCCGTGCTCAGCATCTCGGGCAGCGAAGACGGGCTCAGCACGCCCGACAAGATCGAGGGCGCCGCGCACCTGGTTCCGGCCGACACGACCTACGTCGAGATCGAGGGCGCGAACCACGCGAGCTTCGGCAACTACGGCGTGCAGCCGGGCGACGGCG contains:
- a CDS encoding ThuA domain-containing protein, which produces MKQHVQRAVTGLCAVGVTLSLGIAAAPANAADDEYQVLVVGETLGFRHSHIDDTTLAIIALGEEHGFGVDVWDPPQGNSPGQPALTLTSSPFTTAADLSKYETIIFASPVDATNNLDPNRPRLLNDTELGAFQGYIRGGGGYVGLHAATDSMHTVPWYSELTGGSARFRNHPAQQTATMRVESPGHPSTTMLPAAWQRFDEWYNFTTNPRDDVHVLITLDESTYNPGNGAMGADHPIAWCQNFEGGRSWYEGAGHTDVSWSDPLFLEHILGGIEWTAGKVTGGGDCVTFPEVDGILADLADDSKKNAKLAGDVTAYLVTAEAAADAGDHARASHVLKQAKGKAHGIQDAELVEKIADLIEWQQALGG
- a CDS encoding ATP-binding cassette domain-containing protein, giving the protein MTTFTSHDTTAGRGWAVEAEGLVKTFGSNRAVDGVDLRVATGTVYGVLGPNGAGKTTTISMLATLLRPDGGSARIFGHDVQRESQVVRQLIGVTGQYASVDETLSATENLYLFSRLHGLSGAAARRKSAELLEEFGLTDAAKRPLKNFSGGMRRRLDLAASLIAQPPLIFLDEPTTGLDPRTRIQMWETIRRLVSSGSTVLLTTQYLDEADQLADRIAVIDRGRVVAEGTGNELKASVGESTLELRLASASDADDVRVAIQRVLGVTASVSPEAGRITAPMNNPDLVTELLVTLRDEGIHLAEMSVQKPTLDEVFLTLTGHGVETDDAESAASAALEGSRA
- a CDS encoding ABC transporter permease — encoded protein: MTTTLSPKATTASPITPGVERSLRNRVSIPETISHTFTMAYRGLLKIKRTPEQLFDVTLQPIIFTLMFTYIFGGAIAGDVQSYLPIIIPGILVQTVITTSIVTGTQLREDMDKGVFDRFRSLPIARIAPLSGALLADTVRYLIATTLTITMGVIMGLRPEGGLGGVVGGAVLVIACSWAISWIFAFFGVIARTASSVQGISMLVLFPLTFLSNAFVPADTMPDWLQWFVDINPVSHLVTAVRELFDAGTFGGDAWLSLLGAAVIVAVFAPLTVKAYMRKA
- a CDS encoding BTAD domain-containing putative transcriptional regulator, translating into MHTDPGESPRVRVLGPISVEGPDGSRVEPPGALAKALIAVLAVLPRAAGGGVGVEAIVDEIWGDAPPRNAKAALQTLVSRLRSTTADGLLRSVPGGYALGVEADQLDLSLAARVSTDATASPAAIDAALALWRGEPGADLGGAPIAEALVDRASAARSALLERRARLRGEAGDHAGAAADLAALLGMQPLNERLIAARLRELAASGRRAEALAAFAGFRERLADELGASPSAELVTLNAELLQDEAPDLSDATTAPAQRRRIGVRAAPNALIGRDADVEAVERAMAEHRLVTILGPGGLGKTRLAQQVALRSDAPAVIVVELASVRTDDDVALALGSALGIREASASQRLGEAAMTRRDARSRIVEQLAERPTLLVLDNCEQIVEGVATWTAELLAAVPTLRVLATSRSPLAIGAEQVYPLSTLAAGEPDAEPGPAARLFLERARSARPAASLPLDVVQRLCDRLDGLPLAIELAAARVRSMSVEQIEARLADRFTLLARGDRSAPERQRTLAGVIEWSWALLTPAEQAALPRLAWFVDGFGAEAAEAVLGTADAVWVLDGLIAQSLLAVADDALGQPRFRMLETVREFGQLRLAPEERDDVAAAMADWASAFSRRALAHVRGPAQLRTFASIAIEQDNLVAVLRRAIERRDAPTVTSVFATLGYFWTVRSAHSEILGLSDAVLEATRGTRPDAATSEAATLGLILIAGTNFAADTPVGLRALARLRAVAKLGLARAPWIDAITQFLLAMPDFELAGRLIAAMTESDDPETALLANILQSQFTENEGEPGQAAEYALRTHLLAEQVGDAWASAMSALMLAELAGQRGASDEALEWATEARAGMVRLEATQDLMQIDWMITSHLISAGRLDEAEERLVAQAADDRVTSDGIPHAMTARLGLVEVARLRGETALAFARAPEVIAQFAQGRQRSSPWYQIALAAVVAGGVQSGWPEPALAEWAELMRRRAVAALRVRGDVFTDRPVLGTVAAGWSAWAVRHPSLSDRAVESFALAEVLHSRQDLPALRLENIAAVIAEHAGAERLATARAAASVLSNTERTERARALIAEPVPGV
- a CDS encoding DUF3060 domain-containing protein, with the translated sequence MRAPVGTLLGLTGILLLAGCVGPPGGQGGGDGSSGSGDGAGAGGREQVSCAEASSVTLDGERVAYEVVGDCAEVIVRGNGLDVRMGATTELSIEGRANEVDSGSGVGAVTIKGDDNDVEATTIASIVIAGNENDLEAETVGSVEIAGDDNGVEAGNDPQPVRVTGDGNMVERH
- a CDS encoding alpha/beta hydrolase, producing the protein MTNAAEHEPAHERSTGRRVIRILLAVLTVFVLLVVGFLVWANTVMQGERPAALEAWTDDRVSIESFDDSVVMTPVDAASDRGLVFIPGAKVDPYAYLAKLVDAAAETGTTVVITKPTLNLAFFDQRPLDTFTSHAPDVDEWYVGGHSLGGVRACMMAADGEEVAGLVFFGSYCANDVSGTDLAVLSISGSEDGLSTPDKIEGAAHLVPADTTYVEIEGANHASFGNYGVQPGDGVATIPDGDVRAAITDALVAFWGDSGASGE